A portion of the Corynebacterium occultum genome contains these proteins:
- a CDS encoding amino acid ABC transporter permease: MTTSLTANGTAPIKAIPLRRPGRWIAAVIILALFAWFIIGALTNEAYGWDTYRAYLFDTRIATAALHTIALTVLSMIIGVVLGAIMAIMRMSPNPVLQGVAWVFLWVFRGTPVYVQLVFWGLLGSLYQTINVGFAEFDLQGLFSNMFLLAVIGLGLNEAAYMAEIVRSGIQSVPEGQLEASKALGMGWWMTMRRTVMPQAMRIIIPPTGNELISMLKTTSLVVAVPYSLELYGRSMDIANALFDPVPMLLVAATWYLVITSILMVGQYYLEKHFERGATRELTGRQLAALADAEGALPGNITVIPEPEKKGH; the protein is encoded by the coding sequence ATGACAACTTCCCTCACCGCGAACGGGACCGCCCCCATCAAGGCCATCCCGCTCCGACGCCCCGGGCGCTGGATCGCCGCCGTCATCATCCTGGCGCTCTTCGCCTGGTTCATCATCGGTGCCCTGACCAATGAGGCCTACGGTTGGGACACCTACCGCGCCTATCTCTTCGACACCCGCATCGCCACCGCCGCGCTGCACACCATCGCCCTGACCGTGCTCTCCATGATCATCGGTGTGGTGCTGGGCGCCATCATGGCGATCATGCGCATGTCCCCCAACCCTGTCCTCCAGGGTGTGGCCTGGGTATTCCTCTGGGTTTTCCGAGGCACCCCGGTGTATGTCCAGCTGGTGTTCTGGGGCCTGCTCGGCTCCCTGTATCAGACCATCAACGTTGGTTTCGCGGAATTCGACCTGCAGGGTCTGTTCTCCAATATGTTCCTGTTGGCCGTGATCGGTCTGGGTCTCAATGAGGCCGCCTACATGGCTGAGATCGTCCGCTCCGGAATCCAGTCCGTCCCCGAGGGCCAGCTCGAGGCCTCCAAGGCACTGGGCATGGGCTGGTGGATGACCATGCGCCGTACCGTCATGCCACAGGCGATGCGCATCATCATCCCCCCGACCGGCAATGAGCTGATCTCCATGCTCAAAACCACCTCCCTGGTGGTGGCGGTCCCCTACTCCCTGGAGCTCTACGGCCGTTCCATGGACATCGCCAACGCCCTCTTCGACCCGGTCCCCATGCTGTTGGTCGCCGCCACCTGGTACCTGGTAATCACCTCCATCCTCATGGTCGGCCAGTACTACCTGGAGAAGCACTTCGAACGCGGCGCCACCCGGGAACTCACTGGCCGTCAGCTTGCTGCCCTGGCTGATGCCGAGGGTGCCCTGCCGGGCAATATCACCGTCATCCCCGAACCCGAGAAGAAGGGCCACTAA